The Fusobacterium perfoetens genome has a segment encoding these proteins:
- the dnaN gene encoding DNA polymerase III subunit beta, whose protein sequence is MIVKVNRGEFLKKLRTVEKAVTENKIKPIISCVYLEVKEDNTLFFCGTNLELTITSTMECEAAAKGKVVFQPQLIDEYVKELSDDVILLKAEDSTLIIETGDSSSEFSLMNADEFPMLANRNSEAAKHCFTISSKELLETFEKVKFSAAATADNLSLNCIRLDMQGKIARFVSTDTYRLTYLVKEIETESETQVSIPLNTVEAITKLLKSEDLKDINISVRENQIYFISDNTEIVSRTIELPFPNYGGILGTAQYNKKMTVKTDDLMKVLRRIQIFVRSNMDSKYGAVFEFGNDTMLVRGVSSVAKIKEELGINYSGDNLKISLNVKFLLEFLQNFDKESDVVIELKESNSSVRIASVNDENYIYVVMPLALKDF, encoded by the coding sequence ATGATTGTAAAAGTAAATAGGGGAGAATTCTTAAAAAAATTAAGAACTGTTGAAAAAGCAGTTACAGAAAATAAAATAAAGCCGATAATTTCATGTGTATATCTTGAAGTTAAAGAAGACAATACTTTATTTTTCTGTGGAACTAATCTTGAGCTGACTATTACTTCAACTATGGAATGCGAAGCTGCAGCAAAAGGAAAGGTTGTTTTTCAGCCTCAGCTTATAGATGAATATGTAAAGGAACTTTCTGATGATGTAATCCTTTTAAAAGCAGAAGATTCTACACTTATTATAGAAACAGGAGATTCTTCTTCTGAGTTTTCTCTTATGAATGCAGATGAATTTCCAATGCTTGCAAACAGAAATAGTGAAGCTGCAAAACACTGTTTTACAATTTCAAGCAAAGAACTTTTAGAAACATTTGAAAAAGTTAAATTTTCAGCAGCAGCAACAGCTGATAATCTTTCTCTTAACTGTATAAGACTTGATATGCAAGGAAAAATTGCAAGATTTGTTTCAACTGATACATACCGTCTGACTTATCTTGTAAAAGAGATAGAAACAGAAAGTGAAACACAGGTAAGTATACCTTTAAACACAGTTGAAGCTATAACAAAACTTCTTAAGAGTGAAGATTTAAAAGATATAAATATTTCTGTAAGAGAAAATCAGATTTACTTTATTTCAGACAATACTGAAATAGTGAGCAGAACAATAGAACTTCCTTTCCCTAATTATGGAGGAATTTTAGGAACTGCACAATATAATAAAAAAATGACAGTAAAAACAGATGACCTTATGAAAGTGTTAAGAAGAATACAGATTTTCGTAAGATCTAATATGGATTCAAAATATGGAGCTGTATTTGAATTTGGAAATGACACTATGCTTGTAAGAGGAGTGAGCAGTGTTGCTAAAATAAAAGAGGAATTAGGTATAAACTACTCAGGAGATAATCTTAAAATATCTCTTAATGTAAAATTCCTTCTTGAGTTTTTACAAAATTTTGATAAAGAAAGTGATGTTGTAATAGAGCTTAAAGAGTCAAATAGCTCTGTAAGAATTGCAAGTGTAAATGATGAAAATTACATATATGTTGTAATGCCACTTGCACTTAAAGATTTTTAA
- a CDS encoding NAD(P)H-dependent glycerol-3-phosphate dehydrogenase, whose translation MRDKIVVVGAGSWGTALALVLANKGCFDVHMWEYDKELAEKMERERENAKLLPGVKFPDNLHVTNEDKDLLKNAKAVVFSIPSQVLRGVVARFSDQMRSDLLIVNTGKGIEISSGLRLSEVIKDEILGKYHNNIVVLSGPTHAEEVCKGIPTTIVAAGKLDKAKAVQEIFNSEVFRVYVNEDMVGVELGAAVKNCLALGAGISDGLGFGDNTKAALITRGVAEMIRFGEKCGANPKTFYGLSGIGDLIVTCASQHSRNRYVGEKLGKGYTLKEILDGMTMVAEGVPTVKAVYTKAQELNVSMPIVEAVYKVLYEDEKAAVMVKELMSRDLKEEF comes from the coding sequence ATGAGAGATAAAATAGTAGTTGTAGGAGCAGGAAGCTGGGGTACAGCACTTGCACTGGTACTTGCAAATAAAGGTTGCTTTGATGTACATATGTGGGAATATGATAAAGAGCTTGCAGAAAAAATGGAAAGAGAAAGAGAAAATGCAAAACTTCTTCCAGGAGTAAAGTTTCCTGATAATCTTCATGTTACAAATGAAGATAAAGACCTTCTTAAAAATGCAAAGGCAGTTGTATTTTCAATACCTTCACAAGTTTTAAGAGGTGTGGTTGCAAGATTTTCAGATCAGATGAGAAGTGATCTTCTTATTGTAAACACAGGAAAAGGAATTGAAATAAGTTCAGGACTTAGACTTTCAGAAGTAATAAAAGATGAAATTTTAGGAAAATATCACAATAATATAGTTGTTCTTTCAGGGCCTACACATGCTGAAGAAGTATGTAAGGGAATACCTACAACAATAGTTGCAGCAGGTAAACTTGATAAGGCAAAAGCTGTTCAGGAAATATTTAATTCTGAAGTCTTCAGAGTTTATGTAAATGAAGATATGGTAGGAGTTGAACTTGGTGCAGCAGTTAAAAACTGTCTTGCTCTTGGTGCAGGTATATCTGACGGACTTGGATTTGGAGATAACACAAAAGCTGCTCTTATAACAAGAGGTGTAGCTGAAATGATAAGATTTGGAGAAAAATGTGGAGCAAATCCAAAAACATTTTATGGATTAAGTGGTATAGGAGACCTTATAGTTACTTGTGCCAGCCAACACAGCAGAAACAGATATGTGGGAGAGAAACTTGGAAAAGGATATACTCTTAAAGAAATACTTGACGGAATGACAATGGTGGCAGAGGGAGTGCCTACTGTAAAAGCAGTTTATACAAAAGCACAGGAATTAAATGTAAGCATGCCAATAGTTGAGGCTGTATACAAAGTACTGTATGAAGATGAAAAAGCAGCTGTTATGGTTAAAGAACTGATGTCCCGTGATTTAAAAGAGGAGTTCTAA
- a CDS encoding class II fructose-bisphosphate aldolase gives MAYNYKDLGLVNTKEMFKKANENGYAVPAFNFNNMEQAMAIVEACAEMGSPVILQCSKGAMEYMGSYMVPMIAKAAADYVKLSGSDIPVALHLDHGPSFEVAKKCIDCGFSSVMIDGSHHPYDENIAESKKVVEYAHSKDVTVEAELGVLAGIEDDVKAADHIYTNPDEVEDFVSKTGVDSLAIAIGTSHGAHKFKPGDDPKLRLDILEEIERRIPGFPIVLHGSSAVPGQYVEMIKQYGGTIKDAIGIPDSELRKATKSAVAKINVDTDGRLAFTAALRKVLAEKPGEFDLRKYLGPAKEEMKAYYKTKIVDVFGSEGAYKKAVNPVK, from the coding sequence ATGGCTTACAATTATAAAGACCTAGGTCTTGTAAACACAAAAGAAATGTTTAAAAAAGCAAACGAAAATGGTTATGCTGTACCAGCATTCAACTTCAACAACATGGAGCAAGCTATGGCTATCGTTGAAGCTTGTGCTGAAATGGGTTCTCCAGTAATCCTTCAATGTTCAAAAGGAGCTATGGAATACATGGGATCTTACATGGTACCAATGATTGCTAAAGCAGCTGCTGACTATGTAAAATTATCAGGATCTGATATCCCTGTAGCTTTACACCTTGACCATGGACCAAGTTTTGAAGTTGCTAAAAAATGTATAGACTGCGGATTCTCATCTGTAATGATAGACGGTTCTCATCACCCTTATGATGAAAATATTGCTGAATCTAAAAAAGTTGTTGAGTATGCTCACTCTAAAGATGTAACAGTAGAAGCTGAATTAGGAGTTTTAGCAGGAATTGAAGATGATGTTAAAGCTGCTGACCACATCTACACAAACCCAGATGAAGTTGAAGACTTCGTAAGCAAAACAGGAGTTGACTCTTTAGCAATAGCTATCGGAACTTCTCACGGAGCTCATAAATTCAAACCAGGTGATGATCCTAAATTAAGACTTGACATATTAGAAGAAATAGAAAGAAGAATACCAGGATTCCCAATCGTATTACACGGTTCATCAGCTGTTCCAGGACAATATGTTGAAATGATAAAACAATATGGTGGAACAATAAAAGACGCTATCGGAATTCCTGATTCTGAATTAAGAAAAGCTACTAAATCAGCAGTTGCTAAAATCAATGTTGATACAGACGGAAGACTTGCTTTCACTGCTGCTTTAAGAAAAGTTTTAGCTGAAAAACCAGGAGAATTTGACTTAAGAAAATACTTAGGACCAGCTAAAGAAGAAATGAAAGCTTACTACAAAACTAAAATAGTTGATGTATTTGGTTCTGAAGGAGCTTACAAAAAAGCTGTTAATCCTGTAAAATAA
- a CDS encoding sigma-70 family RNA polymerase sigma factor has protein sequence MEEKDLVSLYLNDIRKYEILDREEEEKLLLKVKEGDLEAKNKLIVCNLRLVISVAKNYMNKGMTLIDLISEGNFGLIRAIDKFDMDKGFRFSTYAVWWIKQSITKALMCKGREIRIPSYKYDLLNKINKIVVEELMNTGDYPSNEFIGEKLNISPEKISNIMIEFQEVMSLNESVGDNIYLEDVILNENSENLENDIINEIHREKIYEMLDDLGDREKEILMRRYGLSGYDIHTLEQVGEAFNITRERVRQIEKKTLAKLRKKYDKELSNSLYVK, from the coding sequence ATGGAAGAAAAAGATCTAGTTTCACTTTACTTGAATGATATAAGAAAATATGAGATTTTAGATAGAGAAGAGGAAGAAAAACTTCTGCTGAAAGTAAAAGAGGGAGACCTTGAGGCTAAAAATAAGCTGATTGTCTGCAACTTAAGACTTGTTATAAGTGTTGCCAAAAACTATATGAATAAGGGAATGACTCTTATTGACCTTATAAGCGAAGGAAATTTTGGACTGATCCGTGCTATTGATAAATTTGATATGGATAAGGGATTTAGATTTTCAACATATGCTGTATGGTGGATAAAACAGTCAATTACAAAAGCCCTTATGTGTAAAGGAAGAGAAATAAGAATACCTTCTTATAAATATGACTTGTTAAATAAGATAAATAAGATTGTAGTGGAAGAACTTATGAATACAGGTGATTATCCTTCAAATGAGTTTATAGGTGAAAAGCTTAATATCTCTCCTGAAAAGATATCAAATATTATGATTGAATTTCAGGAAGTGATGTCTTTAAACGAGTCTGTAGGAGACAATATATATCTTGAAGATGTAATTTTAAATGAAAACTCTGAAAATCTTGAAAATGATATTATAAATGAGATTCACAGAGAAAAAATATATGAAATGCTTGATGACCTTGGAGACAGAGAAAAAGAAATTCTTATGAGAAGATATGGTTTGAGTGGATATGATATACATACACTTGAACAGGTAGGAGAAGCATTTAATATTACCAGAGAAAGAGTAAGACAGATTGAGAAAAAAACTCTGGCAAAACTTAGAAAAAAATATGACAAAGAACTTAGCAATAGTTTATATGTTAAATAA
- the htpG gene encoding molecular chaperone HtpG: MRKQTENFQAETKELLNLMVNSIYTNKEIFLRELVSNASDAIDKLRFRALTDTELLKDGSDFKITIATDKENKTLTICDNGIGMTFDEVNENIGTIAKSGSKAFIEKFKEAKENSEIDIIGQFGVGFYSAFMVADKITLLTKSPLSELTVLWSSNGDGSYNIEETENSDDLKRGTKIILHMKEDALDFLEDYKISSLIKKHSNSIKYPIFMGEKKLNDEKPLWKMDKKDITEEQYNEFYKHTFYDFEDPLLHFHFKVQGSLEYTALIYVPKRTPMDFYSRDYKRGLQLYSKNVFIMDKAEKLIPEYFSFMKGIVDTDNLSLNISREILQQNDELEKISKNIEKKITTELQKLIKEDREKYITLWEAFGRSIKFGVQDMYGIYKGKLKDLLIFKSSFEDKYVTLKEYVERMKEDQKEILYVSGENIEVLKSLPKMKVLKDKGLEVLYLTDRIDEFTIKALMEYDEKQFKSINASDFELDDEKTKEEKENLAKENKPLLERIKNLLGEKIAEVKLNNGLGSGAAGLSAKGEISLEMERTLSEIPGNENIKAEKILELNPNHPMFEKIKNSDDETLKDLIYILYNQSLMIEGFPMENPVEFADKVNKILSK, translated from the coding sequence ATGAGAAAACAGACTGAAAACTTTCAAGCTGAAACAAAAGAACTTTTAAACTTAATGGTAAATTCAATTTATACAAATAAAGAAATATTCCTAAGAGAACTTGTATCAAATGCAAGTGATGCCATTGACAAACTTAGATTCAGAGCTCTTACAGATACTGAACTTTTAAAAGATGGAAGCGATTTTAAAATCACAATAGCTACAGACAAAGAAAATAAAACTCTTACTATCTGTGATAACGGTATAGGTATGACTTTTGACGAAGTAAATGAAAACATTGGTACTATTGCTAAATCTGGTTCAAAAGCTTTTATAGAAAAATTTAAAGAAGCTAAAGAAAATTCAGAAATTGATATTATAGGACAGTTCGGAGTAGGTTTCTATTCAGCATTTATGGTTGCTGACAAAATCACTCTTTTAACAAAATCACCTTTAAGTGAGCTTACTGTTTTATGGTCATCAAATGGAGACGGTTCATATAACATTGAAGAAACTGAAAACAGTGACGATTTAAAAAGAGGAACAAAAATCATTCTTCATATGAAAGAAGATGCTCTTGATTTCCTTGAAGATTATAAAATTTCTTCACTTATCAAAAAACATTCAAACTCAATTAAATATCCTATTTTCATGGGAGAAAAAAAATTAAACGATGAAAAACCTCTATGGAAAATGGATAAAAAAGATATAACTGAAGAACAATATAATGAATTTTATAAACATACTTTCTATGACTTTGAAGATCCTCTTCTTCACTTTCATTTTAAAGTACAAGGTTCTCTTGAATATACAGCTCTTATCTATGTTCCAAAAAGAACACCTATGGACTTCTATTCAAGAGACTATAAAAGAGGACTTCAACTTTACAGCAAAAATGTATTCATAATGGATAAAGCTGAAAAACTTATACCTGAATATTTTAGCTTTATGAAAGGTATAGTTGATACAGATAACCTTTCTCTTAATATTTCAAGAGAAATTTTACAACAAAATGACGAACTTGAAAAAATCTCTAAAAATATTGAAAAGAAAATAACAACTGAGCTTCAAAAATTAATAAAAGAAGACAGAGAAAAATATATAACTCTTTGGGAAGCATTTGGAAGATCTATAAAATTTGGTGTACAAGATATGTATGGAATTTATAAAGGAAAATTAAAAGATCTTCTTATCTTCAAATCTTCTTTTGAAGATAAATATGTAACTCTTAAAGAATATGTTGAGAGAATGAAAGAAGATCAAAAAGAAATCCTTTATGTTTCAGGAGAAAATATTGAAGTTTTAAAATCTCTTCCAAAAATGAAGGTGCTTAAAGATAAAGGACTTGAAGTTCTATATCTTACAGACAGAATTGATGAATTTACAATAAAAGCACTTATGGAATATGATGAAAAACAATTTAAGTCTATCAACGCTTCTGATTTTGAACTTGATGATGAAAAAACTAAAGAAGAAAAAGAAAATCTTGCTAAAGAAAACAAACCTCTTCTTGAAAGAATAAAAAATCTTCTTGGAGAAAAAATTGCAGAAGTAAAATTAAACAATGGGCTTGGAAGTGGTGCTGCTGGACTTTCAGCTAAAGGAGAAATCTCTCTTGAAATGGAAAGAACTCTTTCTGAAATCCCAGGAAATGAAAATATAAAAGCTGAAAAAATACTTGAACTTAATCCAAATCATCCTATGTTTGAAAAGATAAAAAACAGTGATGATGAAACTCTTAAAGATTTAATATACATTCTTTATAATCAATCTTTAATGATTGAAGGATTCCCTATGGAAAACCCTGTTGAATTTGCTGATAAAGTAAATAAAATACTTTCAAAATAG
- a CDS encoding O-methyltransferase has translation MLEELKEANGYVTGKIKEKDELILEMEKYAAENNVPIVTKEVAEYLKFMVNINRSTNILEVGTAIGYSGILMAKASEKYGGKLTTIEIDEIRYKEALENFKKAGLTNVNAILGDASEEIKKLNEEFDFVFIDASKGHYKEFFDDSYKLLKKDGIIFIDNIMFRGYLYKEYPKRFKTIVRKLDEFITWLYEEFGEKFVLLPFGDGIGLLKK, from the coding sequence ATGCTGGAAGAATTAAAAGAAGCAAATGGTTATGTGACAGGAAAAATTAAAGAAAAAGATGAACTTATACTTGAAATGGAAAAATATGCAGCTGAAAACAATGTTCCTATTGTTACAAAAGAAGTAGCTGAATATCTTAAATTTATGGTTAATATAAATAGAAGCACAAATATCCTTGAAGTTGGAACAGCTATAGGTTATTCAGGTATTTTAATGGCAAAAGCCAGTGAAAAATACGGAGGAAAACTTACTACAATAGAGATAGATGAAATAAGATATAAAGAGGCACTTGAGAATTTTAAAAAAGCAGGTCTTACTAATGTAAATGCAATTTTAGGAGATGCTTCTGAAGAGATAAAAAAACTTAATGAGGAATTTGATTTTGTGTTTATTGATGCTTCAAAAGGTCACTACAAAGAATTTTTTGATGATTCCTATAAGCTTTTGAAAAAAGATGGAATAATATTTATTGATAATATTATGTTCAGAGGATATCTATATAAAGAATACCCAAAAAGATTTAAGACAATAGTAAGAAAACTTGATGAATTTATAACTTGGCTTTATGAAGAATTTGGAGAAAAGTTCGTCCTTCTTCCTTTCGGAGATGGGATTGGTCTTTTAAAAAAATAA
- a CDS encoding HU family DNA-binding protein: MVKKELVELYMKYKKMHIYTEAKKEVEDFIEVMKLALERDETLILRDFGTFEIKETKRKMAFNPRTGEEVACTPKKYIKFRVGKELEARINVPKRRGRKKMVTSPNK; encoded by the coding sequence ATGGTTAAAAAAGAGTTAGTGGAATTATATATGAAGTACAAAAAAATGCACATTTACACTGAAGCAAAAAAAGAGGTTGAAGATTTCATAGAAGTTATGAAGTTAGCTCTTGAAAGAGACGAAACTCTTATATTAAGAGACTTTGGAACTTTTGAAATAAAAGAGACAAAGAGAAAAATGGCTTTCAATCCAAGAACAGGGGAAGAAGTAGCATGCACTCCTAAAAAATATATAAAATTCAGAGTTGGTAAAGAACTTGAAGCCAGAATAAATGTTCCTAAAAGAAGAGGAAGAAAGAAAATGGTTACAAGCCCTAATAAATAA
- the rsmB gene encoding 16S rRNA (cytosine(967)-C(5))-methyltransferase RsmB, with protein MNIKQRVISLITEVDNGKYSNIALNEYFKENRLDKKERGFITEVFYGVIRNKIFIDEMINKRAKEIKKDWLRNLLRISIYQMTFMKSDERGVVWEAAELTKKKFSVPVSRFVNGVLRGYAREKDEEIAKLKEEGRYDILYSYPQWFFDKVKKDYGDKAEEVLKSLKKIPYMAVRVNRLTYSEEKFEKLLKKLDIKIVKKVDTVYYLDSGAVLYLDEFKEGKIIAQDGASYLSVRVLNPKPEEHVLDTCAAPGSKTVLMAEFMENKGEIMALDIYPHKIKLIEENCEKMGIDIVKAVKMDARKLKEQGKKFDKILVDAPCSGYGVIRKKPEILYSKGLENVEELSKLQYEILESAACILKDEGELVYSTCTITYEENTGNVKRFLENNPQFEVVKFEIPQNVGGDFDQFGGFTINYKEEILDNFYMIKFRKKGE; from the coding sequence TTGAATATAAAGCAGAGAGTGATTTCATTAATAACAGAAGTTGATAATGGAAAATATTCTAATATAGCCCTTAATGAATATTTTAAAGAAAATAGACTTGATAAGAAAGAAAGAGGGTTTATAACAGAAGTTTTTTATGGAGTAATAAGAAATAAAATATTTATAGATGAGATGATTAATAAAAGAGCCAAGGAAATAAAAAAAGATTGGCTGAGAAATCTTCTTAGAATTTCAATATATCAGATGACTTTTATGAAAAGTGATGAAAGAGGAGTTGTCTGGGAAGCAGCAGAACTTACAAAGAAAAAATTTAGTGTTCCTGTAAGCAGATTTGTAAACGGTGTACTAAGAGGATATGCAAGGGAAAAAGATGAAGAAATTGCAAAGCTTAAAGAAGAGGGAAGATACGATATACTTTATTCTTATCCACAGTGGTTCTTTGATAAAGTAAAAAAAGACTATGGAGATAAGGCAGAAGAAGTATTAAAATCTCTTAAAAAAATTCCTTATATGGCAGTAAGAGTAAATAGACTTACATATTCAGAGGAAAAATTTGAAAAACTTTTAAAGAAACTTGATATAAAAATAGTGAAAAAAGTTGATACTGTTTATTATCTTGATTCAGGTGCAGTTCTTTATCTTGATGAGTTTAAAGAGGGAAAAATAATTGCTCAGGACGGAGCATCTTATCTTTCTGTAAGAGTTTTAAATCCAAAACCAGAAGAACATGTGCTTGACACATGTGCAGCTCCTGGAAGTAAAACAGTTCTTATGGCTGAATTTATGGAAAATAAAGGAGAGATAATGGCTCTTGATATCTATCCTCATAAAATTAAACTGATAGAAGAAAACTGTGAAAAAATGGGAATAGATATAGTAAAAGCAGTGAAAATGGATGCAAGAAAACTTAAAGAACAAGGTAAAAAGTTTGATAAAATTTTAGTTGATGCTCCATGCAGTGGATATGGTGTAATAAGAAAAAAACCAGAAATTTTATATAGCAAAGGGCTGGAAAATGTTGAAGAATTATCAAAACTTCAGTATGAAATCCTTGAATCAGCAGCATGTATTTTAAAAGATGAAGGAGAGCTTGTATACAGCACTTGTACTATAACTTATGAAGAAAATACAGGAAATGTTAAGAGATTTTTAGAAAATAATCCACAGTTTGAAGTTGTTAAATTTGAAATTCCTCAAAATGTAGGAGGAGATTTTGACCAGTTTGGTGGATTTACAATAAATTATAAAGAAGAAATTTTAGATAATTTCTATATGATTAAATTCAGAAAAAAAGGGGAATAA
- a CDS encoding dihydrodipicolinate synthase family protein, whose protein sequence is MRDLEKFHGVIPAFYACYDDEGNVSPERVRAFTRYLIESGVKGAYVGGSSGECIYQTVADRKLVLENVVDEAKGRLTIIAHVACNSTKESMELARHAESLGVDAIAAIPPIYFRLPEHAIAKYWNDISSAAPNTDFIIYNIPQLAGVALTPSLLKEMLKNPRVIGVKNSSMPIQDIQTFKSIAGKDSVVFNGPDEQFIGGLLMGADGGIGGTYSAMPGLFLKMHELYKTGTPANLELAREIQYAVNDIIAGLCSCKGQMYAVIKETLRINHNLNIGGVAAPFANLFPEDMEKVQAVAKLIRDTEAKYL, encoded by the coding sequence ATGAGAGATTTAGAAAAATTTCATGGAGTAATTCCTGCTTTCTATGCTTGCTATGATGACGAAGGAAATGTAAGCCCTGAGCGTGTTCGTGCTTTCACTCGTTACCTAATTGAAAGCGGTGTTAAAGGAGCATATGTTGGTGGATCTTCTGGAGAATGTATCTATCAAACTGTTGCAGACAGAAAATTAGTTTTAGAAAATGTTGTTGACGAAGCTAAAGGTCGTTTAACAATAATAGCCCATGTTGCATGTAACAGTACTAAAGAAAGTATGGAACTAGCTAGACATGCTGAATCTCTTGGAGTAGATGCTATAGCTGCTATTCCTCCTATCTATTTCCGTTTACCAGAACATGCTATCGCTAAATACTGGAACGATATATCAAGTGCTGCACCTAATACAGACTTTATAATTTACAACATTCCTCAATTAGCTGGTGTTGCTTTAACACCTTCTCTATTAAAAGAAATGTTAAAAAATCCTAGAGTTATTGGTGTTAAAAACTCATCTATGCCAATACAAGATATCCAAACATTTAAATCAATAGCTGGAAAAGACAGTGTTGTATTTAATGGTCCTGATGAACAATTCATCGGTGGATTATTAATGGGAGCAGACGGTGGAATTGGAGGAACTTACAGTGCAATGCCTGGATTATTCCTTAAAATGCATGAATTATATAAAACAGGAACTCCTGCAAACCTTGAATTAGCAAGAGAAATTCAATATGCAGTAAACGATATCATAGCAGGATTATGTTCTTGCAAAGGACAAATGTATGCTGTAATAAAAGAAACTCTTCGTATTAACCACAACTTAAACATCGGTGGAGTTGCAGCACCTTTTGCAAACCTTTTCCCTGAAGATATGGAAAAAGTTCAAGCTGTTGCTAAATTAATAAGAGATACTGAAGCTAAATATCTATAA
- the plsY gene encoding glycerol-3-phosphate 1-O-acyltransferase PlsY — translation MSKYILLSLLAYFCGAIPSGVWIGKIFKGIDIRTVGSRNSGATNAYRILGAKCGIATLIMDALKGYLPLYIASHFNISDKYIVVLGLIAIFAHSMSCFLNFKGGKGVATSLGVFLFLAPKAVLVTFFGFLIVVYFTRYVSLSSITGAIILPVMVLILPAKEGVDKTTLVVLSFIIGAFVIYKHKSNIGRLLNGTESKITFGKKG, via the coding sequence ATGAGTAAGTATATACTTTTATCACTTCTTGCATATTTCTGTGGGGCTATTCCCAGCGGAGTGTGGATAGGAAAAATATTTAAGGGAATTGATATAAGAACAGTAGGAAGCAGAAACTCGGGAGCAACTAATGCTTACAGAATATTAGGAGCAAAATGTGGAATAGCAACTCTTATTATGGATGCATTGAAAGGTTATCTGCCTTTATATATAGCAAGCCATTTTAATATATCAGATAAATATATAGTAGTATTAGGGCTTATTGCTATATTTGCCCATTCAATGTCATGTTTTCTTAACTTTAAAGGAGGAAAGGGAGTGGCTACAAGTCTTGGAGTATTCTTATTCCTTGCACCAAAAGCTGTTCTTGTGACATTCTTTGGATTTTTAATAGTTGTATATTTTACAAGATATGTTTCACTTTCATCAATTACAGGAGCAATTATTCTTCCTGTGATGGTTTTAATACTTCCTGCAAAGGAGGGAGTTGACAAGACAACTCTTGTGGTACTGTCTTTTATAATAGGAGCTTTTGTAATTTACAAACATAAAAGCAATATAGGAAGACTTTTAAACGGTACAGAATCAAAAATAACATTTGGAAAGAAAGGATAG
- a CDS encoding MurR/RpiR family transcriptional regulator, giving the protein MIPANKDNVLTQITNEYLSLSKPLKRIADYILSNISEPQYLSIYQLAAACEVSESTVFRFCQILGFKGYKEFKYALAEANSAKLIDGEIDAYEEILPEDSFMDMAKKLFAYNMTSVNQTLQLIDKEAYCKAAKYLKDAKHIYCFGQGSSGIMAQELWGRFVTVSSNFSYIPDSHFQTIIVSNCSKEDVVVLFSYSGATEDGPKLLEQAKKRGAKTILITHHRNSFAGEFADIILLCGSRESPKQTGSIAARMAQLFVIDLLFNEFYRLDREAAEEAINRTSEAMEKKLLTYK; this is encoded by the coding sequence ATGATTCCAGCAAACAAAGATAATGTTTTAACACAGATTACAAATGAATATCTTAGTTTAAGCAAGCCTTTAAAGAGGATAGCAGACTATATTCTTTCAAATATATCAGAGCCTCAGTATCTGTCTATATATCAGCTTGCTGCTGCCTGTGAAGTAAGTGAATCTACTGTTTTCCGTTTTTGTCAGATTCTTGGATTTAAAGGGTATAAAGAATTTAAATATGCTCTTGCAGAGGCAAACAGTGCAAAGCTTATTGACGGAGAGATAGATGCTTATGAAGAAATTCTTCCTGAAGATTCTTTTATGGATATGGCAAAAAAGCTTTTCGCTTATAATATGACTTCTGTAAATCAAACACTTCAGCTTATAGATAAAGAGGCTTATTGTAAAGCAGCTAAGTATTTAAAAGATGCAAAACATATATATTGTTTTGGTCAGGGAAGCAGTGGAATAATGGCACAGGAGTTATGGGGAAGATTTGTAACTGTTTCAAGCAATTTTTCATATATACCTGATTCTCATTTTCAGACTATAATAGTTTCAAACTGCAGCAAGGAAGATGTAGTTGTCCTGTTTTCATATTCAGGGGCTACAGAAGATGGGCCTAAACTTTTAGAGCAGGCTAAGAAGAGAGGGGCAAAAACAATTCTTATAACACATCACAGAAATAGTTTTGCAGGAGAATTTGCAGATATAATTCTTTTATGTGGATCAAGGGAAAGTCCTAAACAAACAGGAAGCATAGCTGCCAGAATGGCACAACTTTTTGTAATAGATCTTTTATTCAATGAATTTTACAGACTTGACAGAGAGGCAGCTGAAGAGGCTATAAACAGAACTTCAGAAGCTATGGAGAAAAAACTTCTTACATATAAATAA